A part of Gemmatimonas groenlandica genomic DNA contains:
- a CDS encoding serine hydrolase domain-containing protein has translation MHLTHRVALIGALLCGATALAAQPATLSVGRPVRATLARGDTARYRFDADSNVIVRVAVDQISANTMVRVLTPRGRLLRAVNATPRGLERLQVEITETGLHQIEVIPVDSAVGDFSITLTARELLSKDPRTFAAQLLAPYDRTDGPGAAVAVWRGGRMLFAKGYGMANLAYNVPFLATTPTNIGSTSKQFTAFAVMLLVEQGKLSLDDDVRKHIPELPDLGRTVTVRNLLTHTSGYRELYNGLSLAGRRFDEGDHVERSEVLGIVQHQPALQNSPGAEFNYNNTGYALAALTVERVSGLTFPEFMKQNVFGPIGMSHTMVRSDRHGTVPGATEGYTRGANGEWRTLGDLPASMGAGAIYTTLGDLQRWVENYAHPRVGSAASVAQMMTPFTLTTGKSTGYGMGLFVDTQGPLKRIHHGGADVAHRSMLAYYPEIDAGVTVQSNDAGFDSQVAFRIAQAFFTELTPAPGAKSAATFAFDAKRFDEYVGRYALDAAPQFILSFTRSGDSLFTQATGQGRLQLTATSDSAFAIRGVEASVTFLRDAARKVVGLTLNQNGVQRATRLSGEAPKAWAPTAAELAAYAGRYFSDELETYYTLSVKQGALIVENRRSAAVKLSASAKDTFVVDATTLLFERDRNGQVIGFYAGNTRTRDVRFARVR, from the coding sequence ATGCATCTCACGCATCGCGTTGCCCTGATCGGCGCGCTCCTCTGCGGCGCGACGGCACTCGCGGCCCAGCCGGCCACGCTCAGCGTCGGCCGACCCGTCCGCGCCACGCTCGCCCGTGGTGACACGGCGCGATACCGGTTCGACGCCGACTCCAATGTCATTGTCCGCGTGGCTGTTGACCAGATCAGCGCGAATACGATGGTCCGCGTGCTCACGCCGCGCGGTCGCCTGCTGCGCGCGGTGAATGCGACCCCGCGCGGGCTCGAGCGCCTGCAGGTCGAGATCACTGAGACGGGGCTGCATCAGATCGAGGTCATTCCGGTGGACTCTGCCGTCGGGGACTTCTCGATCACCTTGACCGCGCGTGAGCTCTTGTCGAAGGATCCGCGCACCTTCGCGGCGCAGTTGCTCGCTCCCTACGACCGCACCGACGGCCCCGGTGCCGCTGTTGCCGTGTGGCGCGGAGGTCGGATGCTCTTCGCGAAGGGCTACGGCATGGCGAACCTCGCCTACAACGTGCCGTTCCTCGCCACGACGCCCACGAACATCGGATCGACTTCCAAGCAGTTCACGGCATTCGCGGTGATGCTGTTGGTGGAGCAGGGGAAGCTGAGCCTCGATGACGATGTGCGGAAGCACATTCCTGAGCTGCCGGACCTTGGCCGCACGGTGACCGTGCGGAATCTGCTGACGCACACCAGTGGCTATCGCGAGCTGTACAACGGACTGTCGCTCGCTGGTCGCCGCTTCGATGAAGGGGATCATGTCGAGCGGTCGGAAGTGCTCGGCATCGTGCAGCATCAGCCGGCACTGCAGAACTCCCCTGGCGCGGAGTTCAACTACAACAACACTGGCTATGCGCTGGCAGCGCTCACGGTGGAGCGCGTGTCCGGCCTGACGTTCCCTGAATTCATGAAGCAGAATGTGTTCGGACCGATCGGCATGTCGCACACGATGGTGCGAAGTGATCGCCACGGGACCGTCCCCGGTGCGACCGAGGGATACACGCGAGGCGCGAACGGTGAATGGCGTACGCTGGGCGACCTTCCGGCGTCGATGGGCGCCGGTGCGATCTACACCACGCTCGGCGATCTGCAGCGGTGGGTGGAGAACTACGCGCATCCACGTGTGGGGAGCGCCGCTAGCGTCGCGCAGATGATGACGCCGTTCACGCTGACCACTGGCAAGAGCACCGGCTATGGTATGGGACTGTTTGTCGATACCCAAGGACCGCTCAAGCGCATCCATCATGGTGGGGCCGATGTGGCGCACCGCTCGATGCTGGCGTACTACCCCGAGATCGACGCCGGCGTGACCGTGCAGAGCAACGATGCCGGCTTCGATTCGCAGGTCGCGTTTCGCATCGCGCAGGCGTTCTTCACCGAGCTCACGCCGGCGCCTGGCGCCAAGAGTGCCGCCACCTTCGCCTTCGACGCGAAGCGTTTCGATGAGTACGTGGGCCGCTATGCACTCGATGCCGCGCCGCAGTTCATCCTGAGTTTCACCCGATCCGGTGATTCGCTCTTCACGCAGGCCACCGGTCAAGGACGGCTACAGCTGACCGCGACGTCGGATTCGGCGTTCGCGATTCGCGGCGTCGAGGCGTCGGTGACGTTTCTCCGCGATGCGGCGCGGAAGGTGGTCGGCCTCACGCTGAACCAAAATGGTGTGCAGCGGGCCACCCGATTGAGCGGTGAAGCGCCCAAGGCATGGGCACCGACGGCGGCGGAGTTGGCGGCCTATGCGGGGCGATACTTCAGCGACGAGTTGGAGACGTATTACACGCTGAGTGTGAAGCAAGGCGCCCTGATCGTGGAGAACCGTCGATCGGCCGCGGTGAAGCTGTCGGCCAGTGCGAAGGACACGTTCGTCGTCGACGCGACCACGCTGTTGTTCGAGCGCGATCGCAATGGACAGGTGATCGGGTTCTACGCCGGCAATACGCGCACGCGGGACGTGCGGTTTGCGCGCGTGCGGTGA
- a CDS encoding DUF1801 domain-containing protein, with product MYEAKTKPTTVSVDSYLAAITDDTRREDCRALTALMQRLSGHEPTMWGTSIVGFGTYHYKYASGHEGSSCLVGYSSRKGDISVYLLAGYETDETRALLAQLGRHKIGKACLYIRRLSDVQLPVLEQLIAGSIAATKARYPG from the coding sequence ATGTACGAAGCGAAGACCAAGCCCACGACCGTCAGTGTCGACAGCTACCTCGCGGCGATCACCGACGACACGCGCCGTGAGGATTGCCGCGCGCTGACGGCCCTCATGCAACGACTCAGTGGTCACGAGCCGACCATGTGGGGCACCAGCATCGTCGGCTTCGGCACGTATCACTACAAGTATGCCAGCGGCCACGAGGGGAGCTCGTGCCTGGTCGGTTACTCGTCACGAAAGGGCGATATCAGTGTGTACCTGCTCGCCGGGTACGAAACGGACGAGACCCGCGCCCTGCTGGCACAGCTCGGGCGGCACAAGATCGGCAAAGCCTGCCTCTACATCCGGCGGCTCTCCGATGTGCAACTGCCAGTGCTCGAGCAGTTGATCGCAGGCTCGATCGCAGCCACCAAGGCGCGCTATCCCGGGTAG
- a CDS encoding alpha/beta fold hydrolase yields the protein MNTNGRHLTINGVRLWVEDTGGSGPPVLFSHGLLWSTRMFDAQVATLRPRYRCIAWDHRGQGQSDVPTDRAISIEDCYADAVALIEQLGVAPVHIVGLSMGGFVAMRLAARRPDLVRSCVLLETSADAEPPENVPRYRTLNRVARWFGLRMIANKVMPIMFGRSFLTDPARAAERDAWRERLSRNRRDIWRAVNGVIEREPILPELSRITAPTLIMVGDEDVATVPLKSERMHAAIRGSKLVRIPHAGHSSSVEQPAHVTAAIESWVGRVEQGEHV from the coding sequence GTGAACACCAACGGGCGGCATCTCACCATCAACGGTGTTCGACTCTGGGTCGAAGACACCGGTGGCAGTGGACCGCCCGTGCTCTTCTCGCACGGCCTGCTCTGGAGCACGCGAATGTTCGATGCGCAGGTGGCCACGTTGCGGCCGCGGTACCGGTGCATCGCGTGGGATCATCGCGGACAGGGACAGAGCGACGTGCCGACTGATCGCGCTATCAGCATCGAGGACTGCTATGCAGATGCGGTCGCGCTCATTGAGCAGCTCGGCGTGGCTCCGGTACACATCGTCGGGCTGTCGATGGGCGGATTTGTGGCCATGCGACTCGCCGCCCGCCGCCCCGATCTGGTGCGCTCGTGTGTGCTGCTGGAAACGAGCGCCGATGCGGAGCCCCCGGAGAACGTGCCGAGGTATCGCACGCTCAATCGCGTGGCGAGATGGTTCGGTCTCCGCATGATCGCGAACAAGGTCATGCCGATCATGTTCGGCCGGTCATTTCTCACGGATCCCGCGCGTGCCGCCGAGCGCGACGCGTGGCGCGAGCGGCTGTCGCGCAATCGCCGCGACATCTGGCGGGCCGTGAACGGCGTGATCGAGCGCGAGCCGATCCTGCCGGAGCTTTCCCGCATCACGGCGCCGACACTGATCATGGTGGGCGACGAAGATGTGGCGACCGTGCCGCTGAAGTCGGAGCGCATGCATGCGGCCATTCGCGGGTCGAAGCTGGTGCGTATTCCGCACGCGGGCCATTCCAGCAGTGTGGAGCAGCCGGCCCACGTCACGGCAGCGATCGAATCGTGGGTCGGGCGGGTGGAGCAGGGAGAGCACGTCTGA